In Desulfobacteraceae bacterium, the following proteins share a genomic window:
- the atpD gene encoding F0F1 ATP synthase subunit beta gives MHNKADRSNLGTVVSVRGSVVDMRFEAHLPPIYSLLHAKEGEIAIEVLAQLDAQCVRGIALTPTQGLARGMAVKDTGGPLKTPVGKGILARMFDVFGNAIDRQAAPTDVAWRSVHHDPPALARRSTKSEIFETGIKVIDVLLPLERGGKAGLFGGAGVGKTVLLTEMIHNMIGYHEGVSIFCGIGERCREGEELYREMKAAGVLPNMVMVFGQMNEPPGSRFRVGHAALTMAEYFRDDEHRDVLLLMDNIFRFIQAGSEVSGLMGQMPSRLGYQPTMGTELSRLEERIANTDTGAITSIQAVYVPADDFTDPAAVHTFSHLSASIVLSRKRASEGLYPAIDPLQSSSKMATPGIVGERHYGLAQEIRRTLAQYAQLKDIIAMLGLEQLSSEDRNVVARARRLERFLTQSFFTTEQFTGLEGKLVSLEDALDGCERILQDEFKDYPESALYMIGAVDDVIRKAKPGTPGAETKAEPKTEAGEEPEPAPEPEVARAAADTHES, from the coding sequence ATGCACAACAAGGCCGATAGGTCAAATCTCGGCACGGTCGTTTCGGTGCGCGGCAGTGTCGTGGATATGCGCTTTGAAGCGCATTTGCCGCCGATTTACTCGTTGCTGCACGCCAAGGAAGGGGAAATTGCCATCGAGGTTTTGGCGCAACTCGACGCGCAGTGCGTGCGCGGGATCGCGCTGACCCCGACCCAGGGGCTTGCTCGCGGCATGGCGGTGAAAGACACCGGCGGGCCTTTGAAGACGCCGGTCGGCAAGGGAATTTTAGCCCGGATGTTCGACGTCTTCGGCAACGCCATCGACCGCCAGGCTGCGCCGACGGATGTTGCGTGGCGCTCTGTTCATCACGACCCGCCGGCGTTGGCGCGCCGTTCCACCAAGTCCGAGATCTTCGAGACGGGCATCAAGGTCATCGATGTGCTTCTGCCGCTGGAGCGCGGCGGCAAAGCGGGCCTGTTCGGCGGGGCGGGCGTGGGCAAGACGGTGCTGCTCACCGAAATGATCCACAACATGATCGGGTACCACGAAGGTGTCAGCATTTTTTGCGGTATTGGCGAACGGTGTCGCGAGGGCGAGGAGCTTTACCGTGAGATGAAGGCAGCCGGGGTATTGCCCAACATGGTGATGGTCTTCGGCCAGATGAACGAACCGCCGGGCAGCCGGTTTCGCGTGGGCCACGCCGCGCTGACCATGGCCGAGTATTTCCGGGACGACGAGCACCGCGATGTGTTGCTCCTGATGGACAATATTTTCCGGTTCATTCAAGCCGGCTCGGAGGTCTCCGGCCTGATGGGGCAGATGCCGTCGCGTCTGGGCTACCAGCCCACCATGGGCACCGAGTTGTCGCGGCTGGAGGAGCGCATTGCCAACACCGACACCGGCGCCATCACCTCGATCCAGGCGGTGTACGTGCCGGCGGACGATTTCACCGATCCGGCGGCGGTGCACACCTTCTCACATCTTTCCGCGTCGATCGTGCTCTCGCGCAAGCGGGCCAGCGAAGGTCTTTACCCGGCCATCGACCCGCTGCAATCCAGTTCCAAGATGGCCACGCCGGGCATCGTCGGGGAGCGGCATTACGGCCTGGCCCAGGAAATTCGGCGCACGCTCGCGCAATACGCGCAGCTCAAGGATATCATCGCCATGCTCGGCCTTGAGCAGCTTTCGTCGGAGGACCGTAACGTGGTCGCCCGCGCCAGACGGCTGGAGCGTTTTCTCACCCAGTCCTTTTTCACGACCGAGCAGTTCACCGGCCTGGAGGGAAAACTCGTCAGCCTCGAAGACGCGCTGGACGGTTGTGAGCGAATCCTGCAGGATGAATTCAAAGACTACCCGGAAAGCGCCCTCTACATGATCGGGGCCGTAGACGACGTGATCCGGAAGGCCAAACCCGGCACGCCTGGAGCTGAAACCAAAGCGGAGCCCAAAACCGAGGCCGGGGAAGAACCGGAGCCCGCGCCGGAACCGGAGGTCGCTCGTGCAGCAGCCGACACGCATGAATCTTAA
- a CDS encoding F0F1 ATP synthase subunit epsilon, producing the protein MNLKILLPFGVFAEKSRVARIVAETRKGAFGLLPHRLDCVAALAPGILTYEDNAEGEAYVAIDEGVLVKTGLNVLVSVRNAIGGTDLSRLRAAVEREFLNVNERERDVRLAMAKMESGFLRRLAEFQHE; encoded by the coding sequence ATGAATCTTAAGATTCTCCTGCCGTTTGGGGTCTTTGCCGAAAAAAGCCGCGTTGCGCGCATCGTTGCCGAGACCCGCAAGGGCGCCTTCGGACTCCTGCCCCACCGGCTGGACTGCGTCGCGGCGCTCGCGCCCGGGATTCTCACCTACGAAGACAACGCCGAGGGCGAGGCATACGTGGCCATCGATGAGGGGGTGCTGGTCAAAACCGGTTTGAATGTGTTGGTCTCGGTGCGCAACGCCATCGGCGGAACGGATCTCAGCCGGCTGCGCGCGGCGGTGGAGCGGGAGTTTCTGAACGTAAATGAACGGGAGCGGGACGTTCGTTTGGCGATGGCCAAAATGGAGAGCGGTTTTTTGCGCCGTTTGGCGGAGTTTCAGCATGAGTGA
- a CDS encoding AtpZ/AtpI family protein: MSEKPENKRAKDRSTLSREVGAKAARKLRAQRHVKRTVWFGFGMMGLIGWSVAIPTLLGAALGIWLDNRYPGSRSWTLALLVAGLVVGCWNAWHWVSKEDKAMREEQEENDE; encoded by the coding sequence ATGAGTGAAAAACCGGAAAACAAGCGTGCAAAAGACCGAAGCACGTTAAGTCGGGAGGTCGGCGCCAAGGCGGCGCGCAAACTCCGTGCACAACGTCACGTCAAGCGAACCGTCTGGTTCGGATTCGGCATGATGGGGCTGATCGGCTGGTCGGTTGCCATTCCGACGCTGCTCGGTGCGGCGCTGGGCATCTGGCTGGACAATCGCTATCCAGGAAGCCGCTCCTGGACCCTGGCGCTGCTGGTTGCCGGCCTGGTGGTCGGCTGTTGGAACGCCTGGCATTGGGTGTCCAAGGAAGACAAGGCCATGCGGGAGGAGCAGGAGGAAAATGATGAATGA
- a CDS encoding ATP synthase subunit I: protein MMNEMLKLVAALASGLLLGAIFFGGLWWTVRKGVTSKLPAFWFCGSLLLRTGMVLAGFYFVTGGHWQRLLACLLGFVIARRIVTRLSGSPGKGLKASAKEAGHAA from the coding sequence ATGATGAATGAAATGCTCAAGTTGGTCGCGGCTTTGGCCTCGGGCCTTTTGCTCGGGGCTATTTTCTTCGGCGGCCTGTGGTGGACGGTTCGCAAGGGCGTTACGTCCAAACTGCCGGCCTTTTGGTTTTGCGGCAGCCTGTTGCTGCGAACCGGCATGGTCCTGGCCGGCTTCTACTTTGTCACCGGCGGTCATTGGCAGCGGCTGCTGGCGTGTCTCCTGGGATTTGTGATCGCACGGCGCATCGTGACGCGGCTGAGCGGTTCGCCGGGCAAAGGCCTCAAAGCCTCGGCAAAGGAGGCCGGCCATGCGGCTTAG
- a CDS encoding F0F1 ATP synthase subunit A, with product MRLSPDEIVFWQYGFLKLNATIVFTWGLMFVLAVGSKWVTRKLATGHERSRWQNLLEMVVLGIEKQIEEVGLSQPRKYLGFLGTLFLLVAAASLGTVIPGYESPTGSLSTTTALALCVFVAVPFFGIAEQGLGGYLNSYMKPTVIMLPFNIISEVSRTLALAVRLFGNMMSGAMIVGILLTIAPFIFPIIMTAIGLLTGMVQAYIFFILATVYTAAATRVRKNRPEPDAEH from the coding sequence ATGCGGCTTAGCCCCGACGAGATCGTCTTCTGGCAATACGGGTTTCTCAAACTCAACGCCACCATTGTGTTCACCTGGGGATTGATGTTCGTGCTGGCCGTGGGGTCGAAATGGGTAACACGCAAACTTGCCACGGGTCACGAACGCTCTCGCTGGCAAAACCTTCTGGAAATGGTGGTCTTGGGCATCGAGAAACAAATCGAGGAGGTCGGCCTGAGTCAGCCTCGGAAATATCTCGGCTTTCTGGGCACGCTCTTCCTGTTGGTCGCCGCGGCCAGCCTCGGTACCGTCATTCCCGGCTACGAATCCCCGACCGGCTCGCTCTCGACTACGACGGCTCTTGCGCTGTGCGTGTTTGTGGCCGTGCCGTTCTTCGGGATCGCGGAGCAAGGCCTGGGCGGCTACCTCAATTCCTATATGAAGCCGACGGTTATCATGCTGCCGTTTAACATCATCAGCGAAGTTTCACGCACACTGGCCCTGGCCGTTCGGTTGTTCGGCAACATGATGAGCGGGGCGATGATTGTCGGCATCCTGCTCACGATTGCGCCCTTCATTTTCCCGATCATCATGACGGCTATCGGTCTGCTCACCGGCATGGTGCAGGCTTACATCTTCTTTATCCTGGCCACGGTTTACACCGCGGCCGCCACGCGCGTCCGCAAGAACAGGCCTGAACCCGATGCAGAACACTGA
- a CDS encoding F0F1 ATP synthase subunit C has translation MDSMTIIAVISIATAGITMAFGTMGPALGEGKAVSTALSSLAQQPDASATITRTLFVGLAMIESTAIYCFVVTMILIFANPFWKHVIAQATGN, from the coding sequence ATGGATAGCATGACGATTATCGCGGTGATATCCATTGCCACTGCCGGCATCACCATGGCGTTTGGCACGATGGGCCCGGCGCTGGGGGAGGGCAAGGCGGTCTCGACTGCCCTCAGTTCACTGGCCCAGCAGCCCGATGCCTCCGCCACCATCACCCGGACCTTGTTCGTGGGGTTGGCAATGATCGAATCCACGGCCATCTACTGCTTCGTGGTCACGATGATTCTCATCTTCGCCAACCCGTTCTGGAAACACGTCATCGCCCAAGCCACAGGGAACTAA
- a CDS encoding F0F1 ATP synthase subunit delta: MLIDWFTIVAQVLNFLILVWLMKRFLYKPILHAIDEREKRIAAELAEARAQKAEARKERDAFKQKNEAFDRQRSALLSKATDEAQAERRRLLDEARQAADAWRAKRQETLINDAHNLNQSITRRARQEVFAIARKALTDLAATSLEERLGEVFTRRLRELDSQAKANLAEALENAAAPVLVRSAFDLPAAQRTAIQTALNETFAAEIPVRFKTAPEVISGIELTTNGQKVAWSIADYLASLEKGVAELLTSKDTPEAKAAPESEAPGPATQGAGEDGT, from the coding sequence ATGCTAATCGATTGGTTCACCATCGTTGCGCAGGTGCTCAATTTCCTCATTCTGGTGTGGTTGATGAAGCGCTTTTTGTACAAGCCCATCCTTCATGCCATCGACGAGCGGGAGAAGCGGATCGCGGCGGAGCTGGCGGAGGCCCGGGCGCAAAAGGCCGAAGCCCGAAAGGAGCGCGATGCGTTCAAACAAAAAAACGAGGCTTTCGACCGGCAGCGCAGCGCCCTTTTGAGCAAAGCGACGGACGAGGCCCAGGCCGAACGCCGGCGGCTCCTCGACGAAGCGCGGCAGGCGGCCGACGCCTGGCGTGCCAAGCGCCAGGAAACGCTGATAAACGATGCCCATAACCTGAATCAATCCATCACCCGTCGGGCCCGCCAGGAAGTGTTCGCCATTGCCCGCAAGGCACTGACGGATCTGGCCGCGACAAGTCTGGAAGAGCGTCTGGGTGAGGTGTTCACCCGCCGCTTGCGAGAGTTGGACAGCCAGGCAAAAGCGAACCTTGCCGAGGCCCTTGAAAACGCCGCCGCGCCCGTCCTTGTGCGCAGCGCCTTTGATCTGCCCGCGGCGCAACGCACGGCGATCCAAACTGCCCTCAACGAAACCTTCGCGGCTGAAATCCCCGTCCGGTTCAAGACCGCGCCGGAGGTGATCAGCGGCATCGAGCTCACCACCAATGGCCAAAAGGTGGCATGGAGCATTGCGGATTACCTGGCGTCACTGGAAAAGGGCGTCGCTGAGCTTCTGACATCCAAGGACACGCCCGAGGCCAAAGCAGCGCCTGAATCCGAGGCACCTGGACCCGCGACCCAAGGAGCCGGTGAAGATGGAACCTGA